In the genome of Schistocerca gregaria isolate iqSchGreg1 chromosome 11, iqSchGreg1.2, whole genome shotgun sequence, one region contains:
- the LOC126295371 gene encoding uncharacterized protein LOC126295371: MASGCTPPGTKRAPRIYDLPDEILLEIFSYLSPDDMARSTQVCAKWHGILKQEEQLWRRKVWSSNSVDAMQEFLAAGSGIPRLRTLRLLYDSEYRIRVAWPEVTLHLCVATPFLLEPYLRSFDTESLVVSGDPDRRRE, from the coding sequence GCTGCACGCCACCAGGAACGAAAAGAGCTCCCAGAATTTACGACCTCCCGGACGAGATCTTACTGGAAATCTTTTCTTACCTTTCGCCGGACGACATGGCGCGGAGCACACAAGTGTGCGCGAAGTGGCACGGCATACTGAAACAGGAGGAGCAGCTGTGGAGGCGTAAGGTGTGGAGCAGCAACAGCGTGGACGCGATGCAAGAGTTCCTCGCGGCCGGCAGCGGCATTCCCCGCCTACGGACCCTGCGGCTACTCTACGACAGCGAATACAGGATCCGCGTCGCCTGGCCCGAAGTGACGCTCCACCTGTGTGTCGCCACACCCTTCCTGCTGGAGCCGTACTTGCGTTCCTTCGACACCGAAAGTCTGGTGGTCAGCGGCGACCCGGATCGCCGCAGAGAGTAG